A single genomic interval of Helianthus annuus cultivar XRQ/B chromosome 6, HanXRQr2.0-SUNRISE, whole genome shotgun sequence harbors:
- the LOC110944921 gene encoding uncharacterized protein LOC110944921 — translation MLGNALDRYQSVGPRDVALSNKFQFLRNLVRNWKVRQDAAEGEELSTLKVELERLEATMEHKDLVEEEEWVWAECKKGLGELELHRLKDLKQRSRVRWAMHGDDNTAYFHGVINGRKAVNAIQGILVDGVWVSKPSLVKREILKFFREHFSEALRVRPTLRCDNINKVPLELVDELIQPFSKEDIKEAVFACGADKAPGPDGFNFNFIRRFWSFFEEDFFGIL, via the coding sequence ATGCTGGGGAATGCTTTGGATCGTTATCAGTCAGTGGGTCCTCGTGATGTTGCTTTATCTAACAAATTTCAGTTTCTCAGGAATTTAGTTCGGAATTGGAAGGTTAGACAGGATGCCGCTGAAGGAGAAGAGTTAAGCACGCTGAAGGTGGAGTTAGAGAGGCTTGAAGCTACTATGGAACACAAAGATCTGGTTGAGGAAGAGGAATGGGTCTGGGCTGAGTGTAAAAAAGGGTTGGGAGAGTTGGAACTACATAGATTGAAAGACTTGAAGCAGCGGTCTCGTGTTCGTTGGGCTATGCATGGGGATGACAACACAGCTTATTTTCATGGTGTGATTAATGGTAGGAAGGCTGTTAATGCTATTCAGGGGATTTTGGTGGATGGTGTTTGGGTTTCTAAGCCTAGCTTAGTTAAACGGGAGATTCTTAAGTTCTTCAGGGAGCATTTCTCAGAAGCCCTTCGTGTTAGACCTACTCTTCGTTGTGATAACATTAATAAGGTTCCTTTAGAGCTTGTAGACGAGCTTATTCAGCCTTTCTCTAAGGAGGACATAAAGGAGGCGGTGTTTGCATGTGGTGCAGATAAAGCTCCTGGACCCGATgggtttaattttaattttattcgcAGGTTTTGGAGCTTTTTTGAAGAGGATTTTTTTGGTattttgtag